The DNA sequence TGCCGCGGAGTACCTTATAGAGAAACTCAAGATGCAAAAGATGATTGACATTTTCTCGCAATATCTTCCACCGCAGGTGTTTATCGGAGAAGATAGCACCACAATTCTTGTGCGGAACTCCATATATTACAAGAAATTTCCGGGAAAGAAAGACCTGATGATACTCGTAGGCGATTTTCAGGGCACTACGCAGGAAGGACAGTATGAGATGTCATATAATGTGCTTGAAATCGCGAGGAAATACAATGTCAGCATGGTCTATACCCTTGGAGGATACAGCATAGGCAAGATAATTGAATCGCCAAGAATACTCGGGGCTGTGACAACTCCTGAATTAAGGGAACAGCTGCAGGGAAACGGGGTTGTCTTCCCAAAGGGAGAACCTGGCGGCGGTATAGTTGGGTCTGCGGGCGTTATGCTCGGGCTTGCCAGGGAACTTTTTTCCATTAAAGGGGCGTGCCTCATGGGAGAAACCTCAGGCTATTTTGCTGACCCGAAAGGTGCCAGGGAAATGCTCAAGGTTCTAGGTTCGATTCTAGGAATAGAAATTGACCTTACAGACATTGAGGAAAGAAGCAAGCAGATTGAACAGATTACCGAAAAAATGCAGGAAGAGGTTCAGGGCAAGAACCAGCCCAAGGAAGACCTGGGTTACTTCCGCTGAAAACAATATTTCTTAAAAAATAAAGAAGGGATGTATATTATTTTTCTATCGTCCTGTTTGCCTAACTTATCTGCACAGATCCAACATTTGGCGTGAATGTTACGTTAGACAAGCCATTGAAGTGTAGAGATGAGCTCAGGTTGAAATCAATCACTATGTCAGTCGTTCCGTGTGCTGATACATTGAAGGGGTGCGTAATTACAGCGAAATTGTTTCCTGACATTGTGGCCGTGATGCTCACCCCGAATAGGATAATAGTGACCTTTGTAATCTCAAGCCTGATCTGGGTATACTTCTGTGCCTTTAGCGACATGCTTGACAGAAGCACTGCATTGGCTGCCGTTACATTCAGTATATCTATTGTCTTTGATCCAGTGCTGATGTTGGTCCATCCAGTCGTGTTGCCGTGAATCGCTATTTCGGAAAACGTTATGTTTACCGCTGATACACCTGCGATTGACGTATCGGCAACAGACACGTTTGCCGTCCCGTTGCTTTCGTAACCAAGGTAATAGTAGCTGCCAACAAGGGCCGCGACTATTATGATCACTGCAGCAACAACTGCGTATCTGCTTTTCATATACTATCGTCCATTGACCCTATGACGCAATAAATTAATTCTGGTACAATTTTTTAAAAATTGTACCTGAGCAGGAGGAATTTCTGGAAAACAATATATGCAAGTGAATTATTGGAACGTCATGGTCGCGGGGAAAACAACCACCTCTCATTATAAGGAAATATCCATTGCTGAATTCTTCGAAAAGAACAGGCATATCCTTGGATTTGATTCCCCGCAGCGCTCCCTCTTCATGATCGTGAAGGAGGCTCTCGACAACTCCCTCGATGCCTGCGAGGAGGGTAAGATACTTCCTGAAATTTATGTGGAGGTTTCAAGGAAAACAGGTGACACCTTTTGCATAACAGTTAGAGATAACGGCCCGGGCATTGAGAGGCTTGAAATACCAAGAGTATTTGGGCAGCTCCTGTACGGATCGAGGTTCCACGCTGTCAGGCAGTCGCGTGGACAGCAGGGTATCGGCATCACGGCGGCAATACTCTATGGACAGATCACAACCGGAGAATCGGCCAAGATACGCACAAAAATAGCAGAATCGGATACCGGCTTCGAGATATTCCTGCAAATAAATGTTAAGGAGAACAGGGGTACGGTGGTTTCTGAAAAGCCAGTCATAATGGGGCAAGACCATGGGACGGAAATTTCAATAACCGCAAAGGGAAAGTACCAGACAGGAAAACAGTCCATAATAGAATACCTTAGAGAAACTGCGGTTGTTAACCCTAACATGAACCTGACATTTATGGATCCGGACGGCCAGAAAACCGTATTCCGTAGAAGCACAGAAATGCTTCCTGTGCCAGCAAGGTCAATCAAGCCGCATCCTCTAGGGCTGGAACCGGGGGAGATTATCGGCCTGGCTTCTGTATCGGGTGAAAAGAGTCTAAGGGCATTCCTGACGGGGGAGTTCAACAGGGTAAGCGATCATATCGCTGATGAAATTCTCAGGGTATCTGGCATTGATGGTGATTTGTCCCCGAGGGAAATGAAGGCAGAGACAGCAATAAAACTCCGGCAGGTCTTCGGGACGGTAAAGCTGATGCCGCCACCTGTTGACTGCCTTTCCCCTCTGGGAGAGGAGTTTATAAGGCGCGGGCTTAAGACCATATACGAGGAACTGCATCCCGCATTCTATTCAAAGCCAGTGAAGAGACCGGTGTCTGTATACAACGGCAACCCGTTCTCGGTTGAAGTCGGGATCGTATATGGCGGAGAAATCCGTGGTGATGACCAGATAAGGATAATCAGGTATGCCAATAAGGTCCCTCTTCTCTATCAGGGTGGTGCCTGTGCTATTACCAGGGCGGTGTCGGAAATAGACTGGAGACCATACGGAATGGATCAGAAGCAGGGGATTGGAGTACCATTCGGTCCAATGATAATACTTGTCCATGTCTTTGGAACAAGGGTGCCGTATACGTCAGAATCGAAGGAGGCAGTTGCGGCAATTCCTGAAATTATTGAAGAAATTAAGCTAGCTCTCCGGTCCGTGGGACGCGGGTTACGCTCATTCATGAACAGAAATGACAGGAAAGAAAAGGCAAATGAAAAATTTAACCTTGTAATGAATATCATTCCAGAGATAGGTAAAAAATGCGCCGCTATACTCGGCCGGAATGAGCCCAATATTGATCGTGTGATTTCGCTAGTCGCAAACGTTGTTTTCATCAACGAAGCAAGCTCCCGGACCGATGATGGGTTTGATGTTACGGTAAAAATATCCAACTTCACAACAGAAGATCGCACGTTTGAACTTTATGCTGAGCCGGTTTTCGGGAAAATAGAAGGAAATGCGAAGTGGGTAATTCCTCCTATACTTTCAGCAAAAAGCTTTGAGTTAAAGTTTAAGTTGCTAGTAGGCCCGGAAAGATACCCTGGCGTGGACTATTATACCACAGGCATCAATCCTGTTCTTGTCCACGGAGCCGAACCACTGCCAGGTGACTGGTCGCTGCGTGAAGAGGAGGCGGAAGAAGATGTGCAGTGAAGTGAAGAAGACCCTGGAGTCCATGGTTGAAGCGATATACAACGCACTGGATGGGGGAGAGGTCCCGGAAATAAGGATGTCATCAAGGAACAGGGATAACATTGTTCTAGATCAGATATCTTCAGTATGGAAGTATGGTGAGTCTAAGGTATCGCGGAGCCTCAGGACCATTGATGGTGCCAACTACGTTCTAAAGAACATTTACATGATTGATTTCATTCTCGAGATGCTGAGGGATGGTAAATCTTCCACTCTCAGGGAAATGTACTATATATCCGAAGGCTGGGGGAAGGGAAAATTCGGTACCCAGGACGAATCAGACCTTATGGCTGAGGATCTAGAGGTAATCACATCACTGATAAGGGAGGACTTCAGGTTACGCCCAGAAGAAAACGGGGCCAGCATCATTGGTGACATTACCATAGAGGAAAAGAGCAGGAAAGGAGACTTCAAGAAAATAAATTGCAAGGATGACGTAGGTGAAGCCGGATATACAATACCAAATAA is a window from the Thermoplasmatales archaeon genome containing:
- a CDS encoding PAC2 family protein, whose protein sequence is MEKIIINQYKKPKLNNPILIGGLPGIGNIGKIAAEYLIEKLKMQKMIDIFSQYLPPQVFIGEDSTTILVRNSIYYKKFPGKKDLMILVGDFQGTTQEGQYEMSYNVLEIARKYNVSMVYTLGGYSIGKIIESPRILGAVTTPELREQLQGNGVVFPKGEPGGGIVGSAGVMLGLARELFSIKGACLMGETSGYFADPKGAREMLKVLGSILGIEIDLTDIEERSKQIEQITEKMQEEVQGKNQPKEDLGYFR
- the top6B_1 gene encoding Type 2 DNA topoisomerase 6 subunit B, which encodes MQVNYWNVMVAGKTTTSHYKEISIAEFFEKNRHILGFDSPQRSLFMIVKEALDNSLDACEEGKILPEIYVEVSRKTGDTFCITVRDNGPGIERLEIPRVFGQLLYGSRFHAVRQSRGQQGIGITAAILYGQITTGESAKIRTKIAESDTGFEIFLQINVKENRGTVVSEKPVIMGQDHGTEISITAKGKYQTGKQSIIEYLRETAVVNPNMNLTFMDPDGQKTVFRRSTEMLPVPARSIKPHPLGLEPGEIIGLASVSGEKSLRAFLTGEFNRVSDHIADEILRVSGIDGDLSPREMKAETAIKLRQVFGTVKLMPPPVDCLSPLGEEFIRRGLKTIYEELHPAFYSKPVKRPVSVYNGNPFSVEVGIVYGGEIRGDDQIRIIRYANKVPLLYQGGACAITRAVSEIDWRPYGMDQKQGIGVPFGPMIILVHVFGTRVPYTSESKEAVAAIPEIIEEIKLALRSVGRGLRSFMNRNDRKEKANEKFNLVMNIIPEIGKKCAAILGRNEPNIDRVISLVANVVFINEASSRTDDGFDVTVKISNFTTEDRTFELYAEPVFGKIEGNAKWVIPPILSAKSFELKFKLLVGPERYPGVDYYTTGINPVLVHGAEPLPGDWSLREEEAEEDVQ